The Sphingomonas donggukensis genomic interval GAGCACGCCGAGCGCGAGTGGCGCGTAGTCGGCAAAGTCCTTGGGCTCGGCGGCCATTTTGGCGGCGACGGTCGCGGCGGCGGTGCAGAAGCTCGCCTGGACATTCGGCAGCGCGAAATAATTGTAGAGTCGGGTCATGCCGGTGTCGAACGCGGCGCCGGCCTCGCGCTGAAGTGCTGTGTGCGCGGCGGAAAAGGCGGCGCGGTGGACGCGCAACATGGCGTTGTAGTTGGCGAGCAGCGCGTCGTCGTTGCAGCGCAATGCCGCGACGTTCAGCGCCGCACGCAGATGCCAGACCGCGGTTGCGCCCGATGCGCCGCGGTTGGGCGTGTCGAAGCTGCCGTCGGCGAGGCGGGTCGGGATGGTGAGATTGGCCGCGGCGCCCGCGGGCGGTAGCGGCATCGGCTGTACCGCGACGGGCTGCGGAAGCGGTGGCGGCGCCGCCGCGATTTCGCGCGGGGCATGGCCGCAGCCGGGCAGGAGAGCGGCCAGCGCCGCCAGACACAAGACACCACGCATCGTCGTCGCCCTTCAGCCCCCCGGCCTGCGGAGGGTGTAGGCGCAAGGTGGTTAAAGCGGGGTTTAGGCTGCGTTGCGCCCGCGCGGGTACACCCGCTCCCCCGCGGCGCACATGGCGGCGAATTTCGCGATGCGTGCGGCGCGGGTCTCGGGCTTCTTCGCGTCCTGTATGCGGTACAGGATGGCGTAGCGATTGGTGGCGTCGAGCGCGTCGAAGAAGGCCCGCGCACCGGGCAGGGCGGCGAGCGCGGCGGCGAGGTCGTCGGGCACGGTCGCGGTCGATTGCGGGGCATAGGCCGCGTCCCATCGGCCATCGGCCTGCGCGGCAGCAACCTCGGCAAGCCCGCGCGCCGCCATGCGCCCGTCGGCGATCAATTCCAGCACCCGCGTGCGGTTCTTCTCGGACCATTTCGACCCGGGTTTGCGCGGGGTGAAGCGGACCAGCCACCACGCGTCGTCATAGGGATTGAGCTGCCCGTCGATCCAGCCGTGGATCAGCGCGCCGTCGACCGCCTGCACCTTCGTCAGCGTCGAGGCGGGATTGCCCGCCTTCGCGAGCTTCAGCCACAGGCCGGCGTTCACGCCGTCGCCCTGCGCGGCCAGCCAGTCCTCCCAGGCACGAGCATCGGCGAACGCGAGGATCGGCAGCCCGGCGTGCTCCTCAGGCAGCGCGCGCCTCCAGCGCGTGCGCCGCTTCGGCCATCAGCGTCGCCAGGATATCGGCGAGCGGCTCCTCCTTCGTCACCATGCCGACCGACTGGCCGGCCATCAGCGACCCGTTGTCGACGTCGCCGTCGATCACCGCGCGGCGCAGCGCGCCCGCCCAGTAATGCTCGATCTGCAACTGCGCCTCCATCATCTCGACCTTGCCGTCGTCGAGCAACTGGGCGACTTCGCGCTGCTTGGCGGTGAACAATTCGGAACTGGCGTTCTTCAGCGCGCGGACGGGAATGACGGGCAGGCGCGGGTCGATCTGGACGCTGGCGATCGCGTCGCGGGCATTGGCGCGGATGAAGGCGCGCTTGAAATTGGCGTGCGCGATGCTCTCGGTCGCGCAGACGAAGCGCGTGCCGAGCTGGACCCCGGCGGCGCCCATGTCGAGATAGCCGGCGATCGCCTCACCCCGGCCGATGCCGCCGGCGACGAACACGGGCAGCTGCTCGGCGATCTCGGGCAGCATTTCCTGCGCGAGCACGCTGGTCGACACCGGACCGATGTGGCCGCCGGCCTCCATCCCCTCGATCACCAGCGCATCGACGCCCGAGCGGATCAGCTTTTTAGCGAGACTGAGCGCGGGGGCGAAGCAGATGACCTTGGCGCCGGTCTCCTTGATCGCCTCGAGCGACCCCTTGGGCGGCAGTCCGCCGGCCAGCACGATGTGCGTTACGCGGTGCTTCGCGCACACCGCGATCAGGTCGAACAGCTGGGGATGCATGGTGATGAGATTCACGCCGAACGGCTTCGACGTCAGCGCCTTCGTCCCCGCGATCTCGGCATCGAGCAGCTCGGGCGTCATCGCCCCGCACGCGATCAACCCGAAGCCGCCGGCGTTCGACATCGCCGCGACGAGGTTGCGTTCGGACACCCACGACATCGCGCCGCACAGGATCGCGACCTCGCAACCCAGGAATGCAGTGCCGCGGGCCATGCGGCGGTGAAGGCGGTCTTGTCCGATCGTCATGGTCGGGGCCTAGGGTCCAAACGCCGTCAGGACAATGGTCGTGATCGAGCAGGCGATCAGGCGGCGCCGTCATCCTCCGCATCCAGCCCGTAAGCCGTGTGCAGCACACGCACCGCAAGTTCGGTTTCGTCCTCGTGGATCAGCACGCTCACCTTGATCTCCGACGTGGTGATGGCGAGGATGTTGATGCCACGCTGGCCAAGCGTCGTGAACATGCGCGACGCCACGCCGGCGTGGCTGCGCATGCCGACTCCGACGACCGTGATCTTGGCGACGCGAGTGTCGTGGACGATCTGGGCGAATTCGATCTCGGCCTTCGCCTTTTCCAGCACGTCCAGGCTTTTGGCGAGGTCGGACGACGGCACGGTGAAGGTCACGTCGGTCGAGCTCGGCGTCGGGCCGGTCGAGTGGGCGATGTTCTGGACGATCATATCGACGTTGATGTTCGCGTCGGCCAGCGGCGCGAAGATGCTGGCGACCGCGCCGGGCTTGTCCGGCACGGACGTCAGCGTGATTTTCGCCTCGTTCTTGTCGTGGGCGATGCCGGTGATGAGCTGGCGTTCCATGTCCTCGATTTCCTCTTCGCCGACGATCATCGTGCCGGGCAATGTGTCCGCCGCCGGGGCATCGTCGTCGACGAACGACGACAGCACCTGCACGCGCACCTTTTCCTTCATCGCGAGCCCGACCGAGCGGGTCTGGAGCACCTTCGCACCGACGCTCGCGAGTTCGAGCATTTCCTCGTAGGTGACCTTTTTCAGCTTGCGCGCGCGCGGCACGATGCGCGGGTCGGTGGTATAGACCCCGTCGACGTCGGTGTAGATGTCGCAGCGGTCGGCCTCCATCGCCGCCGCCATCGCCACCGCCGACGTGTCCGATCCGCCGCGCCCCAGCGTCGTCACCCGCTCGCCCGACGCCAGCCCCTGAAAGCCGGGGATGACCGCGACTTCGCCGCGCGCCATCGACGCAAGCAAGCCGGCGGTTTCGATATCGGCGATGCGCGCGGAGGCGTGGCCGTCCGAAGTGCGGATCGGCAACTGCCAGCCGAGCCAGCTGCGGGCCGGTACGCCGATCGCCTGCAATGCGATCGCCAACAGCCCGCTGGTCACCTGTTCGCCGGCCGACACGACGACGTCATATTCGCGCGCGTCATACAGTGCGGATGCCTCCCGACAGAAGCCGACGAGCCGGTCGGTCTCCCCCGCCATTGCCGAGACGACGACCGCGACCTGGTTGCCCGCCGCCCATTCGCGGCGGATGCGGGCGGCGACCGCGCGGATGCGCTCGATCCCGGCCATCGACGTGCCGCCGAACTTCATCACGATGCGCGCCATGCGTGGTGCAGACCCCTTGGGAGCGGAAACGCCGCCTGATAAGAGGGGGGCATGAGCGACGCAACCGTAACAGCCGATACCACCCCGCCCGTGCCGCCTGCGCAGTTCGGCGACCCGCGCGATGCCGCGCATTTCGGGCGACTGGCCGCCGACTGGTGGGATCCCCGTGGCTCGTCGGCGATGCTCCACCGGCTGAACCCGCCGCGGCTGAAATATCTGCGCGAGCGGGTGGACGCGCATTGGCATGGCGACCCGGCGAGCTTCACGCCGCTCGAGGGCAGAACCGCGCTCGACATGGGGTGCGGCGCGGGGCTGCTGGCCGAGCCGCTGGCACGGCTGGGGGCGGCGGTGACCGCGGTCGATGCCGCGGCGGAGAACATCGGCGCGGCGCGCGTCCATGCCGCGGGCGTGGGGCTGGACATCGACTACCGTGTCGGCGGGGTCGAGGCGGTGGCGGGGCGCAGGTTCGACCTGGTGGTGAGTTTCGAGGTGATTGAGCATGTCACCGACCCTGCCGGGTTCGTCGCCGGGCTGGCGGGGGTGCTGGCGCCGGGCGGGCTGATGCTGCTGTCGACACCCAACCGCACGCCTTTGTCACGCGCGGCGATGATTACGCTGGGCGAGGGGCTGGGCCAGATTCCGCGCGGTACGCATGATTGGGACAAGTTCCTGACGCCCGACGAACTGGGCGAGATCCTGGCCGGGGTGGGGATGCGGGTGGTGGATACGCGCGGGCTGGCGTTCTCGCCGGGGCGGGGGTTCGCGTTGAGCGAGAGCGTGGCGCTGGATTATTTCGTGGCGGCGGTGCGGGTATGAACCTCCCCGTTCGCCTCGAGTAGGCGTCGAGCTTGTCGAGACGACGTATCGAGAGGTGCGTGCCCCAGGAGAGCCCTCTCGATACGGGCTCTCGACTGCGCTCAATCCCTACTCGAGGCGAACGGGGGGTGGGGGGATGCGAGTTGGGACGGAAGCGCGCCCGCTCAGTCCGAGCGGCTCTCCATCGGCAGCGACCACAGGATCTGGTCGCGGAGCATTGCTTCGAGGTCGCCGGCGCCGGCATTGTGCGCGGCGGCGCGTTTCCTGAGGAGGACACGCAGCAATTCCGCGCGGGTCGCCGGGGAGGCAGCCGGGGCGCGGCCGCGCTCCAGCGCGCGGGACAGGCGGACGGACAGCAGGCTCATGCCCACGGCTATGCGGCGCAGGGCGTGCAGCAGGCCTTAAGGAATACGGTTAACGCGCGCCCGATGCGACGGGCCGAGTCCACAGGTCGGCATCGCGCGGGGCCGGCGGATAGCGGCGCGCGCGGGTCGCCGCGAGCGTGGCGGCGCGGGCGATGGCGGCGAGCTTTTCGCCGCGGGTGGTGGTGACGCGGTGGTCCCAGGCATGCTCGCCCGCCGCTGCGACCTTGCGCGCGATGCCGCCGTAGATGTCGGCGGCAGCGAGGACCGCCCAGGCCGATCGGTACGGGAGTGCGGGCGTGCCGGCCTGCGCGCTTTCCTCATAGGCGACCGCCATCATCGCCAGCCGGCGCGACAGCACGGCGAGGCGCGGGCGCAGGTGCGGCTTCATGTGCTGGCCGGGCGGGAAATCCATCTCGCACAGCCACGCGTCGGGCAAATAGCAGCGCCCGGCGCGATCGTCCTCCTCGATATCGCGGGCGATGTTGGCGAGCTGGAAGGCGATGCCGAGGTCGCAGGCGCGGTCGAGAGTCGCGGCATCGTGCGCGTCGACGCCCATCACCACCGCCATCATGCACCCGACGACGCCGGCGACGTGGTAGCAGTATCTTAGCAGATCGGCTTCCTCCCGCGGGCGCCATTCGTCGGCGTCCAAAGCGAAGCCGGCGATGTGATCGTCGATGAAGGCACGCGGGATGCGGGCTTCGGCGACGACGATGGCGAGGCCGTCGAACGCTGGGTCGCCGGTCGGCTTGCCGGCCAGCGCCATCGCGGTCAGGTCGCGGATGCGGGCGATGCGTGTCGCGGGGTCGGTGACGACCTGCTGGTCGTGGCCCATGTCCTGCGCATCGGCGATGTCGTCGCAGGCGCGGCACCAAGCGTAGAGCAGCCATGCGCGTTCGCGGGTGGTGCGATCGAACAGCTTCGACGCGGCGGCAAAGCTCTTCGACCCGCGGGCGATCGCCTCCCCCGCCGCGGCGACCAGCGCGGCGCGGTCAGGGGCGGGTGTCACAGATCCTTCGCGCCGATCTGGACGACGGTGGTCGCGGGCTCGAACGCCGCCATCTTGGCGAGCAGGCCGTCGAGCGTGTCATCGACGATCAGCAGCCCCTGGTGCTGCGGACGCAGGAAGCCGACCGCGCCCATCGTCTGCACGAAGCTGATGAGCCCGTCGTAGAAGCCGGCGACGTTGAGCAGGCCGACGGGTTTCGCGTGATAGCCGATCTGCGCCCAACTCATCGCTTCCCACAGTTCGTCCATCGTTCCGGTGCCGCCGGGCAGCGTGACGAAACCGTCGGACAGGTCGGTGAACGCCTGTTTGCGCTGGTGCATGGTGTCAACGACGTGGAGCTCGGTGCAGCCGCGGTGGGCGACTTCGGCATCGACGAGGGCCTGCGGGATCACGCCGATGACCTCGCCGCCGGCCTCAAGCGCGGCATCGGCGACCGCGCCCATCAGCCCCAGCCGCCCGCCGCCATAGACGACGCCGATCCCGCGCTCGGCGAGGATGCGGCCGACATGGCGGGCGTTGTCGATGAAGGCGGGGTCGTTCGGCGTGGCCGAACCGCAATAAATGGCGAGGCGTTTCATGGGGTGGGCTCGTATCGCTGTTCTGGCGGTGGGCAAAGGAGAAACAGGGGTTCAGGGAAGGCGCGAAGGCGCGAAGGAGAAGGTTTGGGTTCGCGCGGAGGCGCGGAGGGCGCGGAGGTGTTGCGCGCGTGATGAGCGTCCTGCCGCGTCAGCGACCTTCATCCGTGCGGTTCGGATCAGGCGGAAGGTCTCGCTGCGCGAGACGGGGTGGCTTTCCTCGCCGCGCCCTCTGCGTCTCTGCGCGAATCCCCGTCTCTTCGCGCCTTCGCGCCTTCTCTGAACCCCCTTCTACCCTTCCCCCTCGAGCATCAGCTTCGCGGTCGCCTTCGCGCTCCCCACAACGCCCGGAATCCCCGCTCCGGGATGCGTGCCGGCCCCGACGAAATACAGGTTCGGGATCGCATCGTCGCGGTTGTGGGCGCGGAAATAGGCGCTTTGGGTCAGCACCGGCTCCAGGCTGAACGCGCTGCCGAGGTGGGCGCCAAGATCGCGGTGAAAGTCGGCAGGCGTGTAGCTGAACTTCGTCACGATCCGGTCGTGGATGTCGGGGATAAGCCGGCGACCGACCTCGTCGAGGATGCGCTTCTCGATCGTGGCCTTCAGCGCATCCCAGTCGCCGACGAACTTGCCCATGTGGGGCACGGGCGCGAGCGCGTAGAAGGTCGAATATCCCTCGGGCGCCATCGTCGGATCTGTGACGGTCGGGTGGTGGAGGTAGAGCGAGAAATCCTCGCTCAGCATCCCGGTGTCGTAAATGTCGGCGAGCAGCCCTTTGTAGCGCGGGCCGAACAGGATCATGTGGTGGGGGATGCCCGGCCACGTCCCCTTGATGCCGAAATGGACGACGAACAGCGACGGCGAGAAGCGTTTGCGCTCGATCTTCGCCGCGGTGCGCCGGCCCGAGCGCGAGCCGCTGAGCAGCGTGCGATAAGTGTGGACCAGGTCGGCGTTGGAGGCGACGGCATCGGCCTCGATCCGTTCGCCGCCTTCCAGCGTCACGCCGGTCGCACGGTCGCCGAGCGTTTCGATGGCGGCGACCGGGGTCGAGGTACGCAGCACGCCGCCCAGCCGCTCGAAATGGCGGACCAAGCCCGCGACCAGCCGGTTGGTGCCGCCCTGCGCGAACCAGACGCCGCCGTCGCGCTCCAGCTTGTGGATCAGCGCGTAGATCGCGCTGGTCGTCATCGGGTTGCCGCCGACGAGCAGGGTGTGGAAGCTCAGCGCCTGACGGAGCTTCTCATTCTTCACGAAGGTCGACACCATCGCATAGACCGACCGCCACGCCTGGTATTTGGCGAGCGCGGGCGCCGCCGACAGCATCGACTTGAAGTCGAGGAAGGCGACGTGGCCGAGCTTCTCATACCCCTCGCGGTACACGCCCGCCGAATACTCCAGGAACCTTTTGTATCCGGCGATGTCGCCGGCATCGAGCTTCGCGATCTCGGCATGCAGGACGGCGTCGTCGTTGGTGTAGTCGAAGTTGGTGCCGTCGGGCCAGTTGAGGCGGTAGAACGGGTTGACCGGAAGCAGCGTCACGTCGTCGGCCATGTCGCGGCCCGACAGCGCCCAGAGCTCGCGAAGCGTATCGGGCGCGGTGATGACGGTGGGGCCGGCGTCGAAGGTGAAGCCGTCCTTCTCCCACACATACGCCCGTCCGCCGGGGCGGTCGCGTGCCTCCAGCACGGTCGTCGCGACTCCGGCGGATTGCAAGCGGATGGCGAGCGCGAGGCCGCCGAAGCCGCTGCCGATGACGATCGCGCTCTTCAAACCCGTTTCCCCATGATCGCCCGTGTCGCGCGCCCGATCGGGATCGGGGGGCGCCCGATCAGCACGCGCGCCTTGTCGGCCAGCGTCGAACGCGCCGCATAGAAGCGTGCGACGAGCCCGGCGTCCAGGCCGTAGAATCGTTCGAGCACGCGGTAGCGTTCGCCGGGCTCGGCGCCGCGGAACAGCATCGCATCCAGCATCCGGTAGAAGCCGCGCGCGACCCATGCCTTGCGCGCATAATCATGGAGCAGGGCGTCGAGCGTCGCGCCCGACAGGTCGCGGCTGGCGGCGACCAGGGCGGCGGTGCGCACCGCATCGGGCAGCGAATAGCCGGTGGTCGGATGGAACAGCCCGGCGCGGACCCCGGCCTTCGCCACGCCCTTGCCGCCGCTGGCCCAGTAACGGTCGAAATCGCCGCCGATGACGACCGGCAGGGCGCCGGCCTCCTCGCGGACGACCGCCTTCTGCTTCCAGCCCTTGGCCGCGGCGTAGGTGTCGATACGGGCGGCGAGACGCGCGTGATCGATGTCGGGGGTGTCGCTGTAATAGGTGTCCTCGACGAACATGCGGTCGTCGGCAAACGGCAAAGTATAGACGAAGCGATAGCCGTCGATCTGGTCGACGGTGGCGTCCATCACCACCGGGCGCTCGACGCCGTGCGGACGCTTGAGCAGCAACTCGCGGCCGAGGAACTTCTGCCAGCCGATATCGAGCGTCGACAGGTCGGCGGCGCCGCGGCAGTCGATGACGCCGCCCGCCTCGATCCGGTCGCCGTCGGCGAGCACGACCGCAGTCGCGCTGATCGCCAGCACCTTGCGCCGGGTCAGGATCGCTTCCGGGGGCAGCGCGGCGCGGACGGCGGCGTCCAGGCGTTCCGACGTCACCGAATAATAGGTCGCGGGCAGGGTGCGGCGGCGCGCCGGGAAGGCGACGTCGTAATCGCGCCAGACATGGGCGACGAGCGGGTGGACGAGATCGCGGTCGGCGCGGGCGATGTCGCTGCCGAAGAACGACCAGATGTGGTTGCCGCCCAGCGTCGGCCCGCGATCGACGATGACCACGCGCACGCCGGGGCGCCGCGCGGCAAGAGCCAGCGCGATCAACCCGCCCGACAATCCGCCGCCGACGATGGCGACGTCGCAAGAGATGGTTTCCGGCACGTCCCCGCGCCTAGCCGATGGGCGCGCGGCGGGGAAGAGTGCGTGAGGCGGTGACGGGGTGTCCCAGCCACGCGATTTCGCGCTAAGGCTCCGCCTATGTCCGCGACGTCCGCCATCCTGTTCTCCGCTGCCGCGATGACGGTGATCGTGGGCGTGCGCTATCTGCTGGCGAGCGGCGGTTTCGCGCTGGCGACGCGGCTCCGGCATCCCGGCCATTACGCCGGCCTCGATCGGCAGATCCGGCGCGAGATCGGGTGGAGCCTCGCTTCCGCGGCGATCTATGGGGTGCCCGCGGGCATCGTCGCGTGGGGGTGGCAGGCGCGCGGGTGGACGTTGATCTACGACCGGTGGGACGCTTGGCCGATCTGGTACGCGCCGGTGTCGGTGCTGCTCTACCTCGCGGCGCTCGATACCTGGTTCTACTGGACGCATCGCTGGATGCACCGGCCGGCGGTGTTCCGGCGCGTCCATGCCGTCCACCACGCCAGCCGCCCGCCGACCGCGTGGGCGGCGATGGCGTTTCACCCGCTGGAGGCGGCGACGCTGGCTGTGGCAATTCCGCTACTGGTGTTCCTCATTCCGATCCACGTCGCCGCTTTGGCGGTGGTCCTGAGCGTGATGACGGTTATGGGTGTGACCAACCATATGGGGTGGGAGGTTTTTCCCCGGTTCATGTGGCGCGGGGCAATCGGGGCGTGGCTCATCACGGCGAGCCATCATCAGCGGCATCATGATGCGTATGGGTGTAACTTTGGACTGTTCTTCAGATTCTGGGACAGGATGTGCGGCACCGATGCGGGCGTGGGCGATTTTCGCGCGCATCGCGGTCGCGGCGGGCGCGGTCGCGCTGGTGGGGGCGAGCCCGGTCGCGCGGCTTGACGTCGGCATCGGCAGGCTGCGCTCGGACAAGGGGATGATCCGCGTCTGCCTGACCGCGGACCCGGAAAATTTCCCGGCCTGTATCGACGACGCCCGCGCGCTGTCGCGATCGGTGTCCGCGGCGACCCGCGACATCGCGTTCGAGGGCCTGGCGCCCGGCACCTATGCGGTCGCCGTGATCCACGACGAGAACGGCAACAACAAGCTCGACACCACACTCGGCATCCCGCGCGAGGGCTTCGGCTTTTCGCGCAACCCGGCGATCGGGTTCGGCCCGCCGAAGTTCGCAGCCGCCCGCTTTGCGCTGACCGACGCAGGCGCCACGCAGGACATCCGCATCCGCTACCTGTTCTAAGCGCCGGACCCTTTTGGGGAAACCGGCGTTACGATGGCGAAATATTCTCCCGGAGTGACGCCGTTGACGCCCAAGATCGCCCTGCTCGCCGCCGCAACCCTTGCTTGGACCAGCCCCGCGCTGGCGCAGGACGGGACGATCCCGCCCGACCAGGCCGCAGCGCCCGCAGCAGCGGAGCTGGACGTCAGCGGCGATTCGCTGACGATCGGCGCAGGCGCGGTCTATCTGCCCGATTACGAGGGGTCGAACGACTATCGCCTGCTGCCCGCCCCCGGCGCGATCGGATCGTACAAGGGGTTCGCGTTCCAGGTCGCGGGCAACCGGCTGAGCGTCGACCTGATCCCCGACCGCTCGCCATCGGGCATCGATTTCCAGGCCGGGCCGATCGCGGTGCTGAACATGAACCGGTCGTCGATCAAGAACATCGACGATGCCCGCATTCGCGCGCTCGGCGAAGTCGATACCGCGATCGAGCTGGGCGGCTATGTCGGCATCGGCAAGACCGGGGTCATCACCAGCCCCTACGACCGCATCTCCGCATCGATCAGCTACCGCAAGGACGTGAACGGCGCGCACGACAGCGGCATCCTGCAGCCGTCGATTACGTATCTGACGCCGCTGTCGCGCCAAGCGGCGGTCGGGCTGTTCGCGTCGGCGGAGAAGGTCGAGCGCGGCTATGCCCGCACCTATTTCTCGGTCAGCCCGACGCAGGCGCTGGCGAGCGGCCTGCCGACGTACAATGCGCGCGGCGGGTGGAAGAACTGGTCGGTCGGGGCGCTCGGCACCGTCGCGCTGACCGGCGACCTGCTCCACGGCTTCAAGCTGATCGGCGGCGGCACCTATTCGCGGCTCATCAACGATTTCGGCGATTCGCCGGTCACGCGGATCGCCGGCAAGCGCGGCCAGTGGCTCGGCGTGCTGGGGCTTGCCTACACCTTCTAAGCCCTACGCCTGCTGAGCATCGCCGATGCGCGTCGCCGCCTTCGCCGAGGCGGCGACGAGCGCATGGAGCGCGGCGAGGTGGCGGTCATAGACCTTGCGACCGGGGCGGGTCAGCGCCGCCCAGGTCCGCTGACGCCCGTCGCGCGCGGCCTTGCGCACCTCCACCAGCCCGCCGTCGATCAGCGCCGACAAGTGTTTCGACAGGACCGAATCGCTGACCTTCGTCAGGTCGCGCAGCGTGGCGAATTCCATATCGCTGACTTGCGCCAGTATCGCCGCGATCTGGAGCCGGAGCGGTGGATGCAGCAGCGGTTCGAGCCCGTCGGTCGCGGCGGTCATGCGGCGGTGCCCGTCAGCTCGCGGACATAGACCCGCTGCCACACGACGCTGAAGCCGGTCGCGATCGCGAAGGTCGCCGCGGCCAGCGCCACTTTCGCGAGCGTTGCTCCGTCGTCGATGCGCAGACGCAACCCGATCGCCACCAGGACGAACAGCACGGCGAGCAGCGCCGCGGTGACGCCGAGCGTCGCACCGCGGCGATATCCATTGACGAACATGCCGGTGCGCCGACGAT includes:
- a CDS encoding transcriptional regulator codes for the protein MTAATDGLEPLLHPPLRLQIAAILAQVSDMEFATLRDLTKVSDSVLSKHLSALIDGGLVEVRKAARDGRQRTWAALTRPGRKVYDRHLAALHALVAASAKAATRIGDAQQA